The Nitrospira sp. genome has a window encoding:
- a CDS encoding P-II family nitrogen regulator yields MGSLSLHPMKEIRVIVAGEHRPFVTELLDRVHASGYTIIGNISGKGHHGVREAHFMFSEQESLEMILTVVPEDKVEPILAGLRPIFERHSGFVYVAEVAVSRQEYFGKKGGNP; encoded by the coding sequence ATGGGCAGTTTGAGTTTGCATCCGATGAAAGAGATTCGGGTCATTGTTGCGGGGGAACATCGCCCATTCGTGACCGAGCTCCTGGACCGAGTTCACGCGAGCGGCTACACGATCATCGGGAATATTTCCGGAAAGGGACATCATGGAGTCCGAGAAGCGCATTTCATGTTCAGCGAGCAAGAGAGCCTTGAGATGATCTTGACGGTGGTACCGGAGGACAAGGTGGAGCCGATTCTTGCCGGGCTCCGTCCAATTTTTGAACGACATTCCGGCTTCGTGTATGTGGCGGAGGTGGCCGTCAGCCGACAAGAATACTTCGGGAAGAAGGGCGGAAATCCCTGA